A stretch of DNA from Anopheles ziemanni chromosome 3, idAnoZiCoDA_A2_x.2, whole genome shotgun sequence:
TCCCACAGGGCAGCATCCTGGGCcccttgttgtacactctgtTTACGGCGGATCTTCCAGAGTTGCCAAGGGGTTCGGAAATATACCTGTACGCTGATGACACTGCCATCACCACCAAGGGTCGCACTCCAGCAGAGTTGAGGAACAGCGGTCAACGGGCTCTCGACGTCTTCCAGCAATACGCCGCCAGCTGGAAGATAAAGCTGAACCAAGAGAAGACGCAAGCGATGGTCATCCCGTATCGACTAAGGAAAAACCTGCTGCAACCTCCGGAGCAATCCCGTCTCAAAGTGGGTTCAACACCAGTGCCATGGCAGCAGTCGGTTCGGTACCTAGGCGTCACGATCGACAATCGGCTTCTGTTCCACCACCACACGCGCTATCTTGCAGACCGCATTGCTGTTTTACTTAAGCTGCTGTACCCGCTCGTAAAACGGCAATCTACCCTTCATAAAAAGAACAAGATTGCGGTgttcaaacaaattgttctGCCTGCGGCCACATATGCCATCCCAGTTTGGAGCTCCTGTGCCGCCACTAATCTGAAATGCGTACAAACGGCACTGAATAGATTTCTTGTACTAATATTAAATGCTCCTCCTAGAACGCGTCTAGAGGAGCTTTATAATGTAGCAGACACGAAAGCGCTAGACGTAATAGCATTTGAAGCAACGGATCGACTGAGATCCGCCATGCAAGCCTCACCCCATGAACTGATTAGAGGCTTGGTGTAAATAGTAGGTTAATAATAGGTTAATATTAGGTTAGGAGTAGGTTAAGGTTAATACTCTCATCGCCGTTGGCACAAAACCACACATTTAAGACAAATCAAACTGCCTCCATGGCAATACTAATGTAAACAGCGAATGAAAAGCGTGCGATCGCTAAATCTCGCAAAAACGATCTCGGAATTAGTACAAATAAACGAAAtgaatttatcatcatcatcatcatcatcgtttcgGCATAGTTCGGAAGAGAACCTCTTCGAGTGAGCACCACGTATCCCTCTcgttaaacaatcgaaaatgtcTGGACGCGGCAAGGGTGGTAAAGTGAAGGGAAAGGCAAAGTCCCGCTCGAATCGTGCCGGTCTGCAGTTCCCGGTCGGCCGTATTCATCGTCTGCTGCGCAAGGGTAACTATGCCGAGCGCGTCGGTGCCGGCGCACCGGTGTATCTGGCGGCCGTGATGGAGTATCTGGCCGCGGAAGTGCTCGAGTTGGCCGGTAACGCCGCCCGTGACAACAAGAAGACGCGCATCATCCCGCGCCATCTGCAGCTGGCCATCCGCAACGACGAAGAGTTgaacaagctgctttccggTGTGACCATCGCCCAAGGTGGTGTGCTGCCCAACATTCAGGCCGTGCTGTTGCCGAAGAAGACGGAAAAGAAGGCATAAGGCGTGCTCTCTCGTGCTCACCCCGCCGCGCGGCACCGTGTCGCGCTCACAAACCCCGCCGAAGATCTCACCGTCACAAAAACCGTCCTTTTCAGGGCGACAAAATCGTGTGATAAAGGTTTATTTCACTACATTCAGTGCCCATGGCAGTTGGTTTCTGTTCAGTTTCAGTAGTTAAATGGTTAAATGGACGTAATTTCACAGTGTGGCTGGAgaacaacgaaagaaatgtttaaaattaactcaAGCAATGTGTCTCAATGTGTGAAGTAACATCGCAAGTTTGGTAGGTTAAACGGGgcaaaccattttgcttcatatCAGGTATGTAGCTTTTTTCCGCTCATTTCTACCCGAACACatgcgttggtggtggtggccatgAAAAATGATGGGTTTTGATCATCGCGTTAAAAACGGCCAACGCTACGCGCTCTACAGGTAGGGAATTTAACAATGTAAACGACCAAAGCGTTCTTTTCCCCGTATGCCACACCGAGCCCCGTGAGGTAGACCGGCGCCTTTCTACGAACTCTCAGTGGGTCGTCGTGTTAAAAAACGAATCGGTCACATATCCGAGAATCAGAACCGTCGGTAGTGTATCgcgcatcaccaccaccactacgcgCGGTACACCATACCACTCGCTGTGTCGTTCCATCGGATATCGTTTCGGGCATGGGGAATGGGGTAAGAGAAGGAGAGGAGTAGTCAagtcgcatttttttttctctggcgTTTTTGGCGGCAAATGTGCCGGAGCGTCGGGAGAGCCACAAATGCTTAGTTTGATACGAATGAGCAGGAAATATATCTTTCTGGAACAGTTttggtggtcctgaaaaggaccgatTTTTGTGTTTGCCAACAAGCGGGGCTGTTCGCGCAGCTTAACCTCCGAAACCGTACAGGGTGCGTCCCTGGCGTTTCAGGGCGTACACGACGTCCATGGCGGTGACGGTCTTGCGCTTGGCGTGCTCGGTGTACGTCACGGCATCACGGATCACGTTCTCGAGGAACACTTTCAGCACACCGCGAGTTTCTTCGTAGATCAGGCCGGAAATACGCTTCACACCGCCACGGCGAGCCAGACGGCGGATGGCCGGTTTCGTGATTCCCTGGATGTTATCACGCAGCACTTTGCGATGACGCTTGGCACCTCCTTTACCCAGTCCCTTGCCTCCTTTTCCGCGGCCGgtcatgatgatgctgctttacacaattggttgttgttgacacgatgcaaactgaacgaacggtttcggcgaactttttttttttttttttttttttttttttattaaagagATTTTGCGCCTTAACGGCGACATTCATCTCTATCTTAAATTAAAGTTACATAGTAGGgaaatgtttggaatcatGGGATAGTTTAAGGAAAGGAttgggtggggaggggaacAATATTGCCTTAATTTAAACTTAAGattaggtttgtttttcatttttatttattctttcctttctgttaaatttc
This window harbors:
- the LOC131289354 gene encoding histone H2A, whose product is MSGRGKGGKVKGKAKSRSNRAGLQFPVGRIHRLLRKGNYAERVGAGAPVYLAAVMEYLAAEVLELAGNAARDNKKTRIIPRHLQLAIRNDEELNKLLSGVTIAQGGVLPNIQAVLLPKKTEKKA
- the LOC131285155 gene encoding histone H4, whose translation is MTGRGKGGKGLGKGGAKRHRKVLRDNIQGITKPAIRRLARRGGVKRISGLIYEETRGVLKVFLENVIRDAVTYTEHAKRKTVTAMDVVYALKRQGRTLYGFGG